The Phragmites australis chromosome 15, lpPhrAust1.1, whole genome shotgun sequence genome window below encodes:
- the LOC133893484 gene encoding uncharacterized protein LOC133893484 has product MAWFECIYNTDQKILPANRAQQIVNALVFAQKKNRVNFILSLIEIVMDGGSLGDTSFRDTRSEAVGIDTAAGDSPRSPGMRRSRRHRSRGSATSSMDCTGGETTEKKEKGKKGTRKNRKKDKDKPSAGDDAAADGGSSATCQDLPAVPKKSNRRKNKGSSEAATKEGPGAAPEEGPVAPLPQVDEDKDREW; this is encoded by the coding sequence atgGCTTGGTTTGAATGCATATACAATACTGATCAGAAGATATTACCAGCCAATAGAGCACAACAAATTGTGAATGCTTTGGTttttgcacaaaaaaaaaatcgagtgAACTTTATATTGTCACTGATAGAAATAGTCATGGATGGAGGAAGCCTGGGAGACACCTCGTTCAGGGACACGAGAAGCGAGGCGGTTGGCATCGACACCGCGGCAGGAGACTCCCCACGGTCCCCAGGCATGCGCCGGTCAAGGCGGCACCGCTCCCGGGGCTCTGCTACCTCCTCCATGGACTGCACAGGCGGTGAGACCacggagaagaaggagaagggcaAGAAGGGCACCCGCAAGAACCGTAAGAAGGACAAGGACAAACCGTCGGCCGGCGACGACGCCGCGGCCGATGGCGGCAGCTCGGCCACCTGCCAGGACCTCCCCGCCGTGCCCAAGAAGTCCAATCGCCGGAAAAACAAGGGCAGCTCCGAGGCGGCGACCAAGGAAGGCCCCGGTGCCGCGCCGGAGGAGGGGCCGGTGGCGCCCCTGCCGCAGGTGGACGAGGACAAGGATCGCGAGTGGTAA